A stretch of Leptospira perdikensis DNA encodes these proteins:
- a CDS encoding PAS domain S-box protein, translating to MTLVADKSILLVEDEAVLAMFEKNQLEQGGYNVTHVTNGENAIQLIIREEKPFDLILMDIDLGKGLDGTQTATEILNHKEIPVVFLSSHTEREIVKKTETITSYGYVVKNSGFTVLDASIKMAFKLFEANELTKSKKEHLETVLHSIGDGVIATDGDGKVIRMNPIAEKLTGWTHDEGVGLGINEIFKIVNVKTRLLVENPVDIVLRTNSIVGLANHTVLLSRDGSEYQISDSGSPIKDLNGDTRGVVLVFRDITAEYNIQSHIAKQANMLNNVLDAVIGTDFNHKINYWNKAAEKIYLWKAEEVIGKSVMEVLKTDYINLSRDQVIQRVNLEGSFIGEVVQYAKDGTIRNIEVNQVLLDDESDLPIGYIAVGRDISDRLNALRRVKESEAKLTQIIESAMDAIISIDQSKKIILFNGAAEKMFGYQSLDIIGQPLDRLIPIDFRSQHDNHIDSFSNTGVSRRAMGALGQIRGLRANGEEFPIEASISQISVKEEKLFTVILRDVSVRNHSESKIQKLLHEKENILKEIHHRVKNNMSSIFTLLTLQARSQSESSVQTILYEAAGRVKSMIVLYDKLYHSETDNTVSLQDYFPAIFNEIVCIFPKNVEVKMNILEEPIELSAKLLSSLGIILNELITNSMKHAFNEISNAEIGLNIFRKEKKLYLEYSDNGVGVPETVSFEHSPGFGLQLIGMLVDQIEGKISIVRQPTPKFLLELAV from the coding sequence ATGACTTTAGTCGCTGATAAATCCATTTTGCTCGTCGAAGATGAGGCCGTTCTCGCAATGTTTGAGAAAAACCAGCTGGAACAAGGGGGTTACAACGTAACGCATGTTACGAATGGTGAAAATGCCATCCAACTCATCATCCGAGAAGAAAAACCATTCGATTTGATCCTCATGGACATTGACTTAGGTAAGGGTCTCGATGGAACACAAACCGCTACAGAAATACTAAATCATAAAGAAATTCCCGTTGTTTTTCTCTCCTCACATACAGAGAGAGAGATTGTAAAAAAAACAGAAACCATCACTTCCTATGGTTATGTAGTAAAAAACTCTGGATTTACTGTTCTCGATGCTTCGATTAAAATGGCGTTCAAACTGTTTGAAGCAAACGAACTTACTAAAAGTAAAAAAGAACATCTGGAAACCGTATTACATTCAATAGGTGACGGTGTGATTGCTACTGATGGCGATGGCAAAGTCATTCGTATGAATCCCATTGCTGAAAAACTAACCGGTTGGACTCACGATGAAGGAGTTGGTCTCGGTATCAATGAAATATTCAAAATTGTGAATGTTAAAACTCGCCTTTTAGTAGAAAATCCTGTAGATATTGTTTTGCGAACGAATTCAATTGTTGGACTCGCCAATCACACAGTTCTTCTTTCTCGAGACGGATCAGAATATCAAATTTCTGATTCGGGATCACCTATCAAAGATTTAAATGGGGATACTCGAGGTGTTGTCCTTGTCTTTAGAGATATCACTGCTGAATACAATATTCAAAGCCATATTGCAAAACAAGCAAACATGCTCAATAACGTCTTGGATGCAGTGATCGGAACCGATTTTAATCATAAAATTAACTATTGGAACAAAGCGGCAGAAAAAATCTATCTTTGGAAAGCGGAAGAAGTGATTGGAAAATCCGTAATGGAGGTTCTCAAAACAGATTATATCAATCTTTCCAGAGACCAGGTGATTCAAAGGGTGAATTTAGAAGGTAGTTTTATTGGGGAAGTGGTTCAGTATGCAAAGGATGGAACCATTCGAAACATTGAAGTGAACCAAGTCCTTTTGGATGATGAAAGTGATTTACCAATAGGATATATCGCTGTAGGTAGAGATATATCCGATAGATTGAATGCTCTTCGGAGAGTCAAAGAATCGGAGGCCAAACTTACACAAATCATTGAGTCTGCAATGGATGCGATCATCAGTATTGACCAATCCAAAAAAATTATACTCTTCAATGGAGCTGCTGAAAAAATGTTTGGATACCAATCATTGGATATCATTGGTCAACCATTAGACCGGTTGATTCCCATTGATTTTCGTAGCCAACATGACAATCATATTGATTCATTTTCGAATACAGGCGTGAGTCGAAGAGCCATGGGAGCTCTTGGTCAGATCCGCGGACTTCGAGCCAATGGGGAAGAGTTTCCCATTGAAGCTTCTATTTCTCAGATTTCTGTAAAAGAGGAAAAATTATTTACGGTAATTTTACGAGATGTGAGCGTCCGAAATCATTCAGAATCAAAAATCCAAAAGTTATTACATGAAAAAGAAAATATATTAAAAGAAATTCACCATCGAGTGAAAAATAATATGAGTTCCATTTTTACATTGTTAACTCTTCAGGCAAGATCACAGTCAGAAAGTTCTGTTCAAACGATTTTGTATGAAGCTGCTGGGCGTGTTAAAAGTATGATTGTTCTTTATGATAAATTATATCATTCAGAAACAGATAATACCGTCTCTCTACAAGATTATTTTCCAGCCATCTTCAATGAGATTGTTTGTATTTTTCCAAAGAACGTAGAAGTAAAAATGAACATTCTTGAGGAACCAATCGAGTTAAGTGCTAAACTCCTTTCTTCTTTAGGAATCATCCTGAACGAACTTATCACAAATTCAATGAAACATGCATTTAATGAAATTTCAAATGCAGAGATTGGTCTCAATATCTTTCGCAAAGAAAAAAAACTATATTTGGAATATTCTGATAATGGAGTTGGAGTTCCGGAAACAGTATCATTTGAACATTCACCTGGATTTGGTTTACAATTGATTGGAATGCTTGTCGATCAAATTGAAGGCAAAATTAGCATCGTTAGACAACCAACGCCTAAGTTTCTTTTAGAGTTAGCGGTTTGA
- a CDS encoding TetR/AcrR family transcriptional regulator codes for MPKGLDKHFDPILSFPLKEIKFAKTRTNLTFAFLKELESKSFEEIKIKELCQIAEVSEPTFYNYFPEKGDLILHYIQIWSLQVSVFVHEKRLSGSGLGILSALFRYTAKESKKNPRILLEIISFQARTRKSITQPKLTRAERVLLFPDSVGIENLEALGVEGIIRKAMSVAAENGELPASTDWKSLSLSIASCFFGVPILSFQLNQNLEKLWLESLYYLWRGAGGKV; via the coding sequence GTGCCTAAAGGTTTAGATAAACATTTCGATCCAATTCTTTCCTTCCCATTGAAGGAGATAAAATTTGCTAAAACAAGAACCAATTTAACCTTCGCTTTCTTAAAAGAATTAGAATCGAAATCTTTTGAAGAAATCAAAATCAAAGAACTTTGTCAAATTGCTGAGGTTTCAGAACCGACCTTCTATAATTATTTTCCAGAGAAGGGTGATTTGATCCTCCATTACATTCAAATTTGGAGTTTACAGGTCTCTGTTTTTGTCCATGAGAAAAGATTGTCTGGATCTGGACTCGGAATACTTTCCGCTTTATTTAGATATACGGCAAAGGAATCCAAAAAAAATCCTAGAATCCTTTTGGAAATTATATCCTTTCAGGCAAGGACTCGGAAATCGATAACTCAACCAAAACTTACAAGAGCCGAACGAGTGTTACTCTTTCCCGATAGTGTTGGAATTGAAAACTTGGAAGCACTTGGGGTAGAAGGAATCATTCGAAAAGCAATGTCGGTCGCGGCCGAAAATGGCGAACTCCCGGCTTCAACTGATTGGAAATCCCTTTCTTTGTCGATCGCCTCTTGTTTTTTCGGAGTTCCCATTCTCTCTTTTCAGCTAAACCAAAATTTAGAAAAATTATGGCTTGAGTCTCTCTATTATTTATGGAGGGGCGCTGGTGGAAAAGTGTAA
- a CDS encoding chloride channel protein — protein sequence MKKSNLEQKKVSVEIRRLSKSFPYVLKWSFILGFISLLVGSASAFFLMALEQVTQFRESKLWLVYFLPCAGFLIGWFYFHFGKNVNKGNNLLLEEIHSPTSIIPIRMSPFVLLGTLVTHLFGGSAGREGTAVQMGGSIAHQLVRFIPLNIKEQQTLIILGMSSGFASVFGTPFAAAVFSIEVLRIGSYRLRLIVPSLVTAYLSHWVCLFWGVEHSHYPQIPFDLTGIIFVYLILLGISSGLVAKLFSWSLHKLSELFHRWINFPPLRPFFGGIIVALLFVIGLNPIYFGLGLPTIQSAFVDPLPVETFLFKLFITVITIGSGFRGGEVTPLFFIGASLGNLFGYLDPTHLSLFVGIGFISVFAGATNTPFACAIMGMELFGWESGIFFLVTAWISYVCSGHISIYTSQRIGRTKFLSPSSDLNKKISDLFK from the coding sequence ATGAAAAAATCAAATCTCGAACAAAAGAAAGTCAGTGTAGAAATCCGCCGCCTTTCAAAATCCTTTCCCTATGTTTTGAAATGGTCGTTCATACTTGGATTTATATCTCTACTTGTGGGTTCGGCCTCAGCTTTCTTTTTAATGGCACTGGAACAAGTAACTCAGTTTCGGGAATCGAAATTATGGTTGGTCTATTTTCTCCCTTGTGCCGGATTTCTCATTGGTTGGTTTTATTTTCATTTTGGGAAAAATGTAAATAAGGGGAATAATTTACTCTTAGAAGAAATCCATTCTCCGACTTCTATCATTCCGATCCGTATGTCTCCTTTTGTATTGTTGGGTACTCTTGTGACCCATCTATTTGGTGGATCTGCTGGAAGGGAAGGGACTGCTGTCCAAATGGGGGGATCGATTGCGCACCAATTGGTTCGTTTCATTCCTCTGAACATCAAAGAACAACAAACATTGATTATACTCGGAATGAGTTCAGGATTTGCTTCTGTTTTTGGAACTCCTTTTGCCGCGGCTGTTTTTTCGATTGAGGTTTTGCGGATTGGAAGTTATCGATTGCGATTGATTGTTCCGTCTTTAGTGACGGCCTATCTCTCCCACTGGGTCTGCTTGTTTTGGGGAGTGGAACATTCCCACTATCCACAAATTCCATTTGATTTAACAGGAATCATTTTTGTTTATTTGATCCTTCTCGGCATTTCCTCCGGATTGGTTGCTAAACTATTCAGTTGGTCTCTCCATAAACTTTCAGAATTATTTCATAGATGGATTAATTTTCCGCCCTTGCGACCTTTCTTCGGAGGGATCATAGTGGCTTTGTTATTTGTCATTGGACTGAACCCCATTTATTTTGGGTTGGGTCTTCCTACCATTCAATCAGCATTTGTTGATCCATTGCCCGTTGAGACGTTTTTATTTAAATTGTTCATCACTGTGATTACCATTGGGTCTGGTTTTAGGGGTGGTGAGGTGACCCCTCTTTTTTTTATTGGAGCAAGCCTGGGGAATCTATTTGGTTATTTGGATCCTACACACTTATCTTTGTTTGTTGGCATCGGTTTTATTTCCGTATTTGCAGGTGCTACGAATACTCCCTTTGCTTGTGCGATTATGGGTATGGAATTATTTGGATGGGAATCTGGAATTTTCTTTTTGGTCACAGCCTGGATTTCCTATGTCTGTTCCGGCCATATTAGTATCTACACTTCACAAAGAATCGGACGTACCAAGTTCCTGAGCCCATCGTCTGATCTTAATAAAAAAATTTCCGATTTGTTTAAATAG
- a CDS encoding SRPBCC family protein, giving the protein MSKESNETFNPELDLVLERIVEVPVEAVWNAWTKPEQLVHWFTPAPWKTIDCKIDLKPGGEFYTMMESPEGNQFPNTGCFLEIDYLKKLVFTDSLLPGYRPSGNSFMTAFVTMESLGTSTKYKAVAKHKDPETRKQHEEMGFLDGWGAALDQLVAYTKTLSK; this is encoded by the coding sequence ATGAGTAAAGAATCAAATGAAACATTCAATCCCGAATTGGATTTGGTGTTGGAAAGAATTGTTGAAGTACCAGTGGAGGCAGTTTGGAATGCATGGACAAAACCAGAACAGCTTGTCCATTGGTTTACTCCAGCTCCATGGAAAACCATCGATTGTAAAATTGATTTAAAACCTGGTGGAGAGTTTTATACAATGATGGAGTCACCGGAAGGAAATCAATTTCCAAACACCGGATGTTTTTTGGAAATTGATTATCTAAAGAAACTAGTTTTTACCGATAGTTTACTTCCTGGATACAGACCATCTGGAAATAGTTTTATGACTGCCTTTGTCACCATGGAATCATTAGGTACTTCCACAAAATACAAAGCAGTTGCAAAACACAAAGACCCTGAAACGAGAAAACAACACGAAGAAATGGGATTTTTGGATGGATGGGGTGCCGCCCTCGACCAACTTGTAGCCTACACAAAAACCCTATCTAAATAA
- the xerA gene encoding site-specific tyrosine recombinase/integron integrase, with protein MTLPALEVQIPDHFPQAMAELFRSYRTYLKIEKNYSEHTLFAYLRDLKFFFEFCLKEEIDILTVDVLDVRAYFADLKASKKQDKRTQSRKLSSLRTFYKFLFREEKIGANPILQVSFPKTKKKLPKNFSQIETEDILDYEDGEKAEVLGKRDKAIVEVLYSTGLRVFELVNAKLSDLNHELTSLKVMGKRRKERFVFIGEEAQSALREYLEERGTTGPEEIFLNQRGGKLTTRGIRYILSERRAVMGMEKAITPHKFRHTFATDLLNAGADIRAVQELLGHSSLSSTQVYLSVSRDRLKEVYRNAHPHAKK; from the coding sequence ATGACACTGCCAGCTCTTGAAGTCCAAATTCCCGACCATTTTCCACAAGCCATGGCTGAACTTTTTCGTAGTTATCGAACGTATCTAAAAATTGAAAAAAACTATTCGGAACATACACTTTTTGCTTATTTACGTGATTTGAAATTTTTCTTTGAGTTTTGCCTGAAAGAGGAAATTGATATTTTAACCGTTGATGTATTGGATGTGCGTGCTTATTTTGCTGACTTAAAAGCTTCCAAAAAACAAGACAAACGAACACAGAGTCGTAAACTATCTTCTCTAAGAACCTTTTATAAATTTTTATTTCGAGAAGAAAAAATCGGAGCAAACCCTATCTTACAGGTGAGTTTCCCAAAAACCAAAAAGAAGTTACCTAAAAATTTTTCACAAATAGAAACAGAAGACATTCTCGACTACGAAGATGGGGAAAAAGCGGAAGTTTTAGGAAAAAGAGACAAAGCCATTGTCGAAGTATTATATAGTACTGGCCTTCGGGTTTTTGAGTTAGTGAATGCCAAGTTAAGCGATCTCAATCACGAATTAACATCACTCAAAGTAATGGGAAAACGCCGGAAAGAACGTTTTGTGTTTATTGGTGAAGAGGCACAAAGTGCACTGAGAGAGTATTTAGAAGAGAGAGGCACAACAGGGCCTGAGGAAATCTTTTTAAACCAACGTGGTGGTAAATTAACAACACGTGGGATTCGTTATATTCTTTCTGAACGTAGAGCGGTGATGGGAATGGAAAAAGCGATCACTCCTCATAAGTTCCGTCATACTTTCGCTACTGATTTATTGAATGCCGGTGCCGACATTCGCGCCGTACAAGAGTTACTTGGCCATTCTTCTTTATCCTCCACACAAGTATATTTAAGTGTATCGAGAGATCGTTTAAAGGAAGTGTATCGGAATGCACATCCTCATGCGAAGAAATAG
- a CDS encoding ArsR/SmtB family transcription factor, translating to MVKRTYNIDVVLHALSDPTRRQVIERLGIGPASVSDLAAPFSMAMPSFMQHLDILESSQLIYTEKTGRVRVCFLNPNPFSVMESWLQVQKSLWETRLNQLDSFLLKTKGKKYE from the coding sequence ATGGTCAAAAGAACCTACAATATAGATGTGGTCTTACACGCCCTCTCAGACCCAACCAGGCGTCAAGTGATCGAGAGATTGGGGATCGGACCGGCCAGTGTCAGCGATTTAGCCGCACCCTTTTCTATGGCTATGCCTTCGTTTATGCAACATTTGGATATATTGGAATCTTCTCAGCTGATCTATACGGAGAAGACGGGAAGGGTACGTGTCTGTTTTCTAAATCCTAATCCATTTTCAGTGATGGAATCTTGGTTGCAGGTTCAAAAATCTTTATGGGAAACAAGGCTGAACCAGTTGGACTCATTCTTATTAAAAACAAAGGGGAAAAAATATGAGTAA
- a CDS encoding nitrilase-related carbon-nitrogen hydrolase: MKWFDHKWILLWVGAILLGFTGMNWNIPIFAWIALVPFLRYVRLGYSIFTLLVALIVIQTASTMRIVSEPFHFWIAILSGIQGGIVFTFILWIWNKLRIKFPKQISPILSFAFLFTIIEWIGGYGSELGVWGMIANSQVNDIILLQSASIFGATGISFLIYLVNASIEQSLSEFISESNISKSSKYLLSTCAILLVGLSFYGTVRLTIPIEGKSIKVGTVTSKMEIQTIWSDPIQNQKNTDLVFDRTKQAAEEGAKVVVWNEGAILVHRTEEDSFLKKVSALAKEKNIEVIAAYIVPLKEKEFFMENQLHWVGNDGSTRQIYFKQFIPPGEPISKHPSEIQAIQTDWGNMSVAICYDFDSLQLTQKHSELGTGITFIPASDWKGINPFHTEMAVLRGIENGTSIVRSTRGAISGIYDVYGRAKGTLDYYEENDGVLVASVQTTSIPTLYNQLGNWVVGMGFLYFTICGFSILAIRIKNRN, from the coding sequence ATGAAGTGGTTTGATCATAAATGGATACTTTTATGGGTCGGTGCGATTTTACTTGGTTTTACTGGAATGAATTGGAACATTCCTATTTTTGCCTGGATTGCCCTTGTTCCTTTTTTGCGTTATGTCCGACTTGGGTATTCTATTTTTACCCTGCTTGTGGCGCTTATCGTCATTCAAACTGCTTCTACCATGCGGATCGTCTCAGAGCCATTTCATTTCTGGATAGCGATCCTCTCTGGAATCCAAGGTGGTATTGTTTTCACTTTTATACTTTGGATTTGGAACAAGCTTAGAATTAAATTTCCAAAACAGATATCTCCTATCTTGAGTTTTGCATTTTTATTTACCATTATTGAATGGATAGGTGGTTATGGTTCCGAATTAGGTGTTTGGGGAATGATCGCTAATAGTCAAGTGAATGATATAATTTTACTCCAATCCGCCTCTATATTTGGAGCCACTGGAATTAGTTTTCTTATTTATCTAGTGAATGCAAGTATCGAACAATCTCTATCTGAATTTATTTCTGAATCTAACATTTCCAAATCTTCCAAATATTTATTATCCACTTGTGCCATACTCCTCGTTGGTTTGTCCTTTTATGGAACAGTTCGACTTACCATTCCCATCGAAGGAAAAAGTATCAAAGTGGGAACTGTAACTTCCAAAATGGAAATTCAAACCATTTGGTCAGACCCTATTCAAAATCAAAAAAATACCGATCTTGTTTTTGATCGAACCAAACAGGCCGCCGAGGAAGGTGCAAAGGTTGTTGTGTGGAATGAAGGAGCTATCCTTGTCCATAGAACAGAAGAGGATTCGTTTTTAAAAAAAGTTTCAGCCTTGGCGAAAGAAAAAAATATCGAAGTGATCGCCGCTTATATAGTCCCATTAAAGGAAAAAGAATTCTTTATGGAGAATCAGTTGCATTGGGTTGGTAATGATGGATCCACACGCCAGATTTATTTCAAACAATTCATTCCGCCGGGTGAACCAATCTCAAAGCACCCTTCTGAGATCCAAGCCATTCAAACAGATTGGGGAAATATGTCTGTAGCAATTTGTTATGATTTTGATAGTCTCCAACTAACTCAAAAACATTCCGAATTAGGAACAGGAATCACTTTTATCCCTGCTTCTGATTGGAAAGGAATCAATCCTTTTCACACAGAAATGGCTGTCCTCCGTGGAATCGAAAATGGAACGTCTATTGTTCGTTCTACTAGAGGTGCTATAAGTGGGATTTATGATGTTTATGGTCGGGCAAAAGGAACACTAGATTATTATGAGGAGAATGATGGCGTTTTGGTTGCATCCGTACAAACGACCTCCATCCCAACTCTCTATAACCAATTGGGAAATTGGGTGGTGGGTATGGGCTTTTTATATTTTACCATTTGTGGATTTTCCATTTTAGCGATTCGAATTAAAAATAGGAACTAA
- a CDS encoding 1-acyl-sn-glycerol-3-phosphate acyltransferase, whose protein sequence is MGQLQFFVVLCYAIPVLAILFPIGLSFSYIFKITGLDRPSNRINNYLGYFWYRSFFILTGRQLQFELGDWDPNGHNRFLICNHTNAMEVPLIVSLPYLSKSKDVKLSYLGGDIIQRYKIIPLMMHKTIVEAVIYSEKKPNFRNFKTDVLRVLKTRSIFLYPEGERTFTEEIKPFQTGVMKIAYKFHVNLDVFVVSGMMGYSSLPEYSHLKKSKTVYFHFCGSIKAKDYDTFESYLSAAETLMKNKKKEIEAIEKSAVAIN, encoded by the coding sequence ATGGGCCAACTTCAATTTTTTGTTGTTTTATGTTATGCAATTCCTGTTCTTGCGATTTTATTTCCAATCGGACTTTCTTTCTCTTATATTTTTAAGATCACTGGCCTTGACCGCCCGTCCAATCGAATCAATAACTACTTAGGTTATTTTTGGTATCGTTCTTTTTTCATTCTTACGGGAAGACAGTTACAATTTGAACTGGGCGACTGGGATCCCAATGGTCATAATCGATTTTTAATTTGTAATCACACCAATGCAATGGAAGTCCCACTCATTGTTTCATTACCTTATCTATCAAAATCCAAAGATGTAAAATTATCATATTTAGGCGGAGATATCATTCAGAGATACAAAATCATTCCGCTGATGATGCACAAAACGATTGTAGAAGCAGTCATTTATTCTGAAAAAAAACCAAACTTTCGAAATTTTAAAACGGATGTGCTTAGAGTCTTAAAAACAAGATCTATTTTTTTATACCCTGAGGGGGAACGAACTTTTACGGAAGAAATCAAACCGTTTCAAACGGGTGTGATGAAAATTGCATATAAATTTCATGTGAATTTGGATGTATTTGTTGTGAGTGGAATGATGGGTTATTCCAGTTTACCAGAATATTCACATCTTAAAAAATCAAAAACTGTTTACTTCCATTTTTGTGGATCTATTAAAGCAAAGGACTACGACACATTTGAGTCTTATCTATCCGCCGCAGAAACATTAATGAAAAATAAAAAAAAGGAAATCGAAGCCATAGAAAAATCCGCCGTAGCAATAAACTAA